Sequence from the Neomonachus schauinslandi chromosome 9, ASM220157v2, whole genome shotgun sequence genome:
agacaaagaccccatcaaaaaggagaattacagaccaatatccctgatgaacctggatgcaaaaattctcaccaaaatactagctaataggatccaacagtacattaaaaggattattcaccacgaccaagtgggatttatccctgggctgcaaggttggttcaacatccccaaatcaatcaacgtgatacaatacattaacaaaagaaagatcaagaatcatatgatcctctcaatagatgcagaaaaagcatttgacaaagtacagcatcctttcttgatcaaaactcttcagagtataggcatcgagggtacatacctcaatatcataaaagccatctatgaaaaacctacagcaaatatcattctcaatggggaagaactgagagctttccccctaaggtcaggaacgcggcagggatgttcactatcaccactgctattcaacatagtattagaagtcctagccacagcaatcagacaacaaaaagaaataaaaggcatccaaatcggcaaagaagaagtcaaactctcactctttgcagatgatatgatactttatgtggaaaaccccaaagactccaccccaaaactgccagaactcatacaggaattcagtcaagtggcaggatataaaatcaatgcacagaagtcagtggcattcctatacaccaacaacaagacagaagaaagagaaattaaggagtcgatcccatttacaattgcacccaaaaccataagatacctaggaataaatctaaccaaagaggcaaaggatctgtactcagaaaactataaaatactcatgatagaaattgaggaagacacaaagaaatggaaaaacgttccatgctcatggattggaagaacaaatattgtgaagatgtcaatgctacctagagcaatctacacattcaatgcaatccccatcaaaataccatccacttttttcaaagaaatggaacaaatcatcctcaaatttgtatggaaccagaaaagaccccgcatagccagaggaatgttgaaaaagaaaagcaaagctggcggcatcacaattccagacttccagctctattacaaagctgtcatcatcaagacagtatggtactggcacaaaaacaggcacatagatcaatggaacagaatagagagcccagaaatggaccctcaactctatggtcaactcatctttgacaaagcaggaaagaatgtccaatggaaacaagacactctcttcaacaaatggtgttgagaaaattggatagccacatgcagaagaatgaaactggaccatttccttacaccacacacaaaaatagactccaaatggttgaaagacctcaatgtgagacaggagtccatcaaaatcctagaggagaacacaggcagcaacttcttcgacctcagccgcagcaacttcttcctagaaacatcgccaaaggcaagggaagcaagggcaaaaatgaactattgggacttcatcaagataaaaagcttttgcaaagcaaaggaaacagtcaacaaaaccaaaagacaaccgacagaatgggagaagatatttgcaaatgacatatcagataaagggctagtatccaaaatctataaagaactcatcaaactcaacacccaaagaacaaagaatccaatcacgaaatgggcagaagacatgaacagacatttttccaaagaagacatccaaatggccaacagacacatgaaaaagtgctcaatatcgctcggcatcagggaaatccaaatcaaaacctcaatgagataccacctcacaccagtcagaatggctaaaattaacaagtcaggaaatgacagatgttggcggggatgcggagaaaggggaaccctcctacactgttggtgggaatgcaagctggtgcagccactctggaaaacagtatggaggttcctcaaaaagttgaaaatagagctaccatacgatccagcaattgcactactgggtatttaccccaaagatacaaaagtagggatctgaaagggtacgtgcaccccgatgtttatagcagcaatgtccacaatagccaaactgtggaaagagccaagttgtccatcgacagatgaatggataaagaatatgtatatatatacaatggaatattatgcagccatcaaaaggaatgagatcttgccatttgcaacggcgtggatggaactggagggtattatgctgagcgaaataagtcaaacagagaaagacatgtatcatatgacctcactgatatgaggaattcttaatctcaggaaacaaactgagggttgctggagtggggggtggggtgggagggatggggtgactgggtgatagacactggggagggtatgtgctctggtaagcactgtgaattgtgcaagactgttgaatctcagatctgtacctctgaaacaaataatgcaatatatgttaaaaaaaagaagaagaagaagaaggtagcaggaggggaagaatgaagggggggaaatcggaggggtaaatgaaccatgagagatgatggactctgaaaaacaaattgagggttctagaggggaggggggtgggaggatgggttagcctggtgatgggtattgaggagggcacgttctgcatggagcactgggtgttatgcacaaacaatgaatcatggaacactacatctaaaactaatgatgtaatgtatggggattaacataacaataaaaaatttttttttaaatgcagattctctAGGCTCTGTCCTAGACCTGCCGAATCAGAATTTATATGCCTGTGCCCAGCCATTTgagttttaacaagccctctaggTGATTCTCCTGACCATTAAAATTTGGAAACCACTTGGCAGAAACTAAGTGGGGTATGCACTATTAACCACAATATTCACATGAATCCAGAAATGAGAGGTCATTCTTATTTTCAATCCCAAGGCTACTAAAATAGCTTATGTTCTCCAGAGGGGATCATCAGGGAGTTCTTTTTTATCTGTATCTTTAGCTGAAGAAACATTGGTAGAACTCAGGTTGTGTTAGTAACTatgcactccttttttttttttttccagtttttagtttttacacatagaaaatgtaaataattagtGGTAGTTCTACATGGTAACTGTTCACATCAGCTAGTTGCAGTCACTCGCCATGCATATATATTGTTTCCCCTGAACTGCTAATCATTATCTGTCTTCTGTTGTGCCAGGTGTCCCCAAGACCATACCCAATTTTGGTGATTCACCAGGAGGGCTCAGCACATAGCTGTCTTCATGGATAAGATTTATTCCAGTTCAAAGAATAGAAAGCAAAATCAGTGAAGGGAGAAGACACATTGAGTAAAGTCCTGGGAAAACCAGGCTCAAGCTTCCAGGGTTTTCTCCCAGTGAAGTCACACAAGGTGTACTTAATTCCCCCAATAACGAGTTGTGACAACATGTTGAAATGTTGTCTACCAGGGAAGCTTAGTGCCCAGGTTCTTACTAGGGGCTGGTCCCATAGTCTCTGTGACACAAAccaaattccagactcccagaaggaaggcagctgtttaacatAAACCATAATGTTTTGCATGAAAAGTTTAGGCACAGTGAACAGCAGTTCTGGGAATGGTGTGAACCTCCCCAGATTCCAAGTTCCAAATGCCTGCCAACAGCCAGCCTTGCAAGCAGGCCTTTCAGAGGATAGCAGTCAGATCTGCTCTGCCTCTTTTCTGCACTGCTCTCCTAAGTAAATCGGTGTTTGTTCCATTCCTTTTAGCTACTGGTCTTGATGGATATGTGTGTCATGATGTCCTTAGAATGTAAACTTTCTGAGGACAGATAGCATCTATTCTGTAAACTCTGTCAGTCAAGACGAGTGCCACTTACAGTGTGAGCCTCTAATAAAACCTTTGCTTCTGCTCATGTGGTATGCCGGTATTGACCACTGCTCCACTCTCTGTTTAAATGCTGGCCATTCTTCAGTGCCACGTTCAACTCCCAACTCTGCCATGAGGCCTTAACTGATTAGACAGCTAACTTTGAgctctcctttttcttaattCCAGTGGCCCTCAAAGTCTTGTGCTATTCAGTTTAGTACAGATTTTATACTGCCTTtaattttcccttcattttttcttctacttatcTGTCATGTCCTGTCAAAATATGAAGTCCTTAAAGCAgtctaatcttttcttttttaaacagcagTGGTTCTTGGACCAAAAAAATttgttcagggcacctgggtggctcagatggttaagcgtctgccttcagctcaggtcatgatcccagggtcctgggatcaagtcccacatcgggctccctgctccttgggagcctgcttctccctctgcctctctctctctgtctctcatgaataaataaataaaatctttaaaaaaaaaatttggggggcgcctgggtggctcagttggttaagcgactgctttcggctcaggtcatgatcctggagtccctggatcgagtcccgcatcgggctccctgctcggcagggagtctgcttctccctctgaccctcccccctctcatgtgcttgctctctctcattctctctctctcaaataaataaataaaatctttaaaaaaaaaaatttgttcaatTGCTGATGTAAATTACATAGGAAAAACAAACCCTAAAATTATTAGGCctagcattcttttatttttagatatttagagGTAAATCAAAAAAGCTTCTTCCTCCTTAGAAAAAGAGTAGTTAATCCCATAGATTTGATCAGACAGGATGTAATTGCAGAAAGGGCACCTCTCTGTTTTACAGAAGCCTCCTGTGTTTGAACAAGGGGATGTCAGAAACCAAATCAATTACAGTGGCCCTTAGTTGTTAGCTAAGCCTCAATTATCTAAGCTATGTTAGACAGGGTTGAAGAAGTCATGTTAAaccagttattttttattgtaaacaaTGTATATTTTGCCAGACTTTTTCCCCCAACCTATAATTCTGGGAAGCCACCATCATTATAAACGTAGTGATAGCTATGATTAATCATACCTCACTTTCAGCAAACCAAATGGAACATGTTCTATTAGCCAAATTTTCAATTACCCATAGTGCCCTTGGTCCCATTTCCAATGGACAGGTAAAGACATTTCTATGTTGTTCTTGTTTTATCATTATTGAGATGCTGGAGACTTGCCATTTAAAATTGATCCCATTCAGCAGAGGGTTTAGAACCAAGGGCTAAAAGTTAGAAGTGCtaacatgggggtgcctgggtggcttagttggaagcgtctgcctttggctcaggtcatgatcgtggagtcccaggatccagccccacattgggctccttgctcagtggggagtctgcttctccttctccctcagcccctccccctgcttgtgctctgtctctctctctgacaaataaataaataaaatctttaaaaaataataatataaaattgatCCTGTTCAGCAGAGGATTTAGAACCAAGGACTAAAAATTAGAAATGCTAacatgggggcatctgggtggctgtcggttgagtgtccgacttgatgtcatcttaggtcatgatctcagggtcctgagatcgagccctgggtccagctccccacttagcagggagtctgcttgggattctttccctcggccccccccccccccccccccccccccagcatgcacgcacgcacacacactctctcactgtcaaatgaataaatcttaaaaaagaaatgctaacatGTTTTTTGGTGTTACTGTATTTTGGTCAACTCATTTGTTCTCACTTCTATCAAGATCTTTGCTAACAACTTATACCAAGGAATACCAAATTCCATGCATGCAAAGGGCTGTTGTTGCCATTTGAGGTGAATAAATCCTCTTTTGTCCCCAATCTTCACAGGtacaaagaagcaaataaacGGAGACCCCGAAGTTTACTAGAGAAGTTGCGCTGGGTGACCCTAGGCTACCATTATAACTGGGACAGTAAGGTATGCAAATTTCCTTGCAAATTCCATTGTCTTCGCTTTTATACTCCTTGGGCTCAGTAGTTGGATGTCTTCCTGGCCAAGCTTGTAAAGTGTCAGATTATCCATTTGTGGAAGGAtctctttcttttatctcttAAAATCCTCTCGATAACAGTGTCTCAAGAGGAATGAATAATTTCTCCCAAGAGAAAATTTCTTCATATGCCCTTAGGTTATATTGTTTCATCAGAAGTCATTGGTGCTTTCTCTAAGtatgtttcaggggtacagatttTTCTTTACTGCATTCAAGAGCAATTCTCAATTAAAACCTTTATTTCCATTATTGTTTAGTGTCTGTTgagcttgtattttcttttttttttttttaagattttatttatttatttatttgacagagagagagagatcacaagtagacaggcaggcagagggagagggaaaagcaggctccctgctgagcatggagcccgctgcggggctcaatcccaggaccctgggatcatgacctgagccaaaggcaacgcttaactgactgagccacccaggcgccctgagcttgTATTTTCTACATAATATCTGTTTGGAGTAAAAGGAGCTCCATCTACTTGTGGTATTCTCCATCAGCTCACAAAAGACACCTTTGCCTGCTGTATAAGTTCTGAGCAAGACAGATAGGAAAGAATGCCCTACAGTTAACAAAGTTCAGTGTTTTCTTGAGGTACAGTTTCTTCTTTCCTGACCTCCATGCTTCCAAAAGGACCTCCTTTATAACGGGCAGCCTAGTGCCTCTTGTCTCCATGAGATGTTTGACACCAAGTGGAAGGACTAATTTTGAGAATAAACTTAATAAATAGATTGGTATAGACCATCTTCCTACTAACTAGTTACTTACTAAAAGCTCCATAGTTTCAGTCAACCCAgcttattaataattaaattaactgctcaaaataatgataaatgttGCTCAAAAATGTTCATGACCTATTACTTTCAGTAATGCAGATTTAATGGAAGACTGGATATGTGTGTTTGGGGAAATAGCCAGGTGATTCTCTCTGGGTGAGCCAGCCCGGGGTTGAATCTGGCCTTCCATAGGATCGTGCATACCTCATAAAGGGGGGCATGAGCGTCAAAGGTGTAATGCCCGCATCGTGATTACAGTGGTGCTGGCTTGTTTTGAGAAGTTAAATACATTAACACGATACATGTTAGCTTATTTTTTATGATGTTATATTTATTGCTGATACTGGTATTCCCCAAGGACTTAAAGTTACTCTCATTTACTAAGAAAAATGTGGAGTGAAAAATTACCAGAAACTCTGAGTGACTCAATGGAGAAAAGTGAAAGAGAATTAAGAAGACTAGTGCATAGATAGTTGGGGATGGGGTTGAAAGCTCACAGAGGTAACCTAGTGCTAGAACAGTACCTCTGACTTGTTGATCTTGTGAAGGACTGAAACTTGAAAGGGTAGAGAAAACCTTATAGTTCTCTAGCCATATCCTTAGTTTTGGGAAATTAAGTGGGAACTCTTCTTATTTGCActtaaggaaaagaaggaaaaaataaaacacagaaattcCAACTGAAGAGGCTTGGCCATCCTTTAATGGCCTTTCACAAAAGTCTGCCTTAACCTGAAGTTAAAGCTCACTTCTGGCCAGAGCTATGCCCTGTTGCTACAGCTGGGATACGTCAGGGCACTAGTGCAGATGTGAGGCGGCAGTGGATTTGCTGGTGTGGTTTGAGTTGTTGGGCAAAGGGAGGACGCGAGAGCAGCAGCAAGACGGAGGGGCATCGGGCTGCTGCAGGCTTACACGGCGAGCAGCCCTCACCCTGGTCTGCCTAGGAGACTGCCACCTTGTCGTTTTCCTAAACTGCAGGCTTTTGTAGAGAGAGTGAGTGTTCTGCCCTttgatgggttttgttttatttaagagaAGAGGGATATTGTGATCTTTACATGCTAAAAATCGTCCAGGAAGGTAAGCGCTGAAAATTACTTCCATTTTAAGGTCCTGCCTTGACCATGGTGTAAGTTAGTTTCAGTTCAGATGTTCTGAGCATGTCATCCCATCAGACTGACCAGCGAAATTGGCAGTGTGCCATGTTGCGGGCTGAGGGGCCCAAAACCAAACTGGCTGTTGTATTTGaattgcttgctttcttttttttaataagctttgtATTTTAGGATAGTTCTGGATTTGCAGGAAAGTTGAAAAGATTgtagtacagagttcccacacCCAGTTCTCCCTATCAACATCTTATATTATTATGGTACCTTTGTCTCAATTAGTGGACCAATGTTAATGCATTATTACAATGGCgaagtccatattttattcatattttcttagctttcattcagtttttttttagtttttaactgaagtcctttttctgttccaggataccacattacatttagtcatcatgtgcCTCTTGGCAGTGACAGTTTTGAGTTGCTTTTTTGTCCTATGAGAATGATCCTATTTGAGATTAAAGTGCACCAGAGAGAGACGTAGTAATTGCTTCACGGGTAGACTCCATGCAGGGTGAACTTGTCTGATTTAACACTGCGCGGCATGTGCCTGCCATGTCCTAGGTGCTCGCTATTTTGAACGTCTCATTATTGGATTACTGGATACCTCAAAAACAGATGGATAAATCATGCTGTTAGGATTACGAGTAAGTTAGATAATTTTAAAGTGGTAATTAATCTTATGCCACAGTTTCCTATTTTCCTGAgatcattgtttatttttcttattttccctacTTTTATCAAAGAAATACTCAGCCGATCATTATACACCTTTCCCTTCTGACCTGGCTTTCCTCTCAGAGCAAGTAGCCACAGCCTGTGGGTTTCAGGGTTTCCGAGCCGAGGCAGGGATCCTGAATTACTACAGATTGGACTCCACCCTGGGAATCCACGTAGACAGATCTGAACTAGATCACTCCAAACCCCTGCTGTCTTTCAGGTAAGCTGGTTCTAGGGATTTGGGATTACTTTCTACCACTTCATTCCTTATGCTAAAGCATTTctagctaaaataaataaaaacataggacTTTAAGAAATGGTTGGACTCTATAAGCTTCTACTCTGGGTGTCTTAACAATGTTATCATAAGTAAAATTAGCCTTGTCCTTAAGAGTAGTAACCAAATTACAGTTAATATTTCTGCTTAAGATGCATGGAGTCTACCTTTTGTATTGAAAGGTATCATCAGTGTCCGTGGAATAGGCAAGTGGAAGGCCATAGGCGAAACGAGCAACCTTTTTGGAATAGGGAAGAGTAAAGCACAGAAGCCTGACTAGTTTACTGCCTTGCCTCCCTAAACATAAGTTTAAATTGGGCAAAGTGCTGCAGCTGTATCTCACAAAGAAAGTGCCTGAACAGTGTcttttattaattgccttatctTTAAAGTGAGCAGgcgggctgcctgggtggctcagttgttaagcatctgcctttggttcaggtcatgaccccagggttctggaatcgagtcccacgtcgggctccctactcagcaggggagtctgcttctccctctccctctgtccctgctcatgtgctctctttcttgctcactctctctctcaaataaataaataaaatctttaaaaaaaaaaaagtgaatgggaATGATAAATATAGTAAAGGACTCAATTCATTGGAAGGCTTAAATCTTAAAGATGCATCACTAAAACTTATACCGGTaatattaaaactgaatttttaatctgCTTATTTAAGTGCTTCAAATTTTACATTGTAGCAGTCCTGTGGGCTGCGCTAAGTTTAAGCAGCAGATCATGGGTTGGTCACTTAGAGACACAAGCCAGAAGAGAAGGGTCTTAGCATAGATTAAAAAGGAGGATGTGAGAGCAGTAAGTGTTGAGATGAAATTCAAAAGGAATGCGCTTGGCAGTAACTTTCCCAGCCGTGGTTAGTAACAGAAACTTACTGTTGTGTAtcgttttacttatttttgtatagCTTCGGACAGTCTGCCATCTTTCTCCTGGGTGGCCTCAAAAGAGATGAAGCGCCCACAGCCATGTTTATGCACAGCGGTGACATCATGGTAATGTCAGGTTTCAGCCGCCTGTTGAACCATGCAGTCCCAAGGGTCCTTCCAAGTCCTCAAGGGGAAAGCCTGCCATGCTGCCTAGAGACACCTCTCCCAGCCATCCTCCCCAGAGATTCAGTGGTAGAGCCCTGCTCTGAGGAGGACTGGCAGGTGTGCACCAGCTACTTGAAAACCGCTCGTGTGAACATGACTGTCCGACAGGTACTGGCCACAGACCAGGACTTCCCTTGGGAATCcatggaggagaagaaaagagacatcACCACAGAAGGTTTCTGCCACCTGGACGACAAGAATTGCCAAGTAAAACGAGTGAAGTTAAACCCTGACAGCTGAGACTTGGAGAGCCCGTTCTTTTCCTCAGGCAGGTCTCAAGTAAATGGCCACGTTTTCTTGTATTGCCATCAGGCTTTCTTGTATAGCATCAGGACAAGCCAAAAAGAGAGACCGGGAAAAGCTCATCGTGGATCATAGTGCTGCCTTGGAACCCATCCTGAAGAGTAAAGCAGTTAGCCACTTTGCTCATGTTGGACGTGGTCCAGTCTGGTTCGATGTTGGCACTAATGTATGTGAGAAGTCCAAGGAGCTTTGACCTTCCAGAATAGCCTTTCCAGCCTCTGCCGTTACCTCTGAGGGAGGTGGAAGTGAGTTTCCATGTTATTGGAGCCTTAAATACCTCAGATTTATTAATGGGAAATCTGACACCCCTCCTGCTACCCCATCTAGTGATTTGTGGTATAATTGTGGTTCCAGGAACCAACCATTAGTCTCACCTTCATTGTTCCAGCCATCCAGTGATCTTTTCTTCCGTCTTCTCTGGCTTTCACAGAAAAATCCTATACACATTAAGACAATGGAACTAGAAACCTCATCTCCTAGGAAAGAAATTAATCACAGCTCTCTCTCTTgcctaaaagataaaatatatataaagccaaGGGAAGGGGAGCAGTAGTTTCTCCAGATTTCTTTTAGGTCTAAACTCTTCCTGTTGactttttaatgcaattttaattGTTGGACTAAAAAAACCCCAAGGGTGTTCTGTAACTGTTTTCTCCATGAATAAActttctgtcttttaaattaaAGATCTGTATCTATCTTTGAGGGTTAGCGAATCTGGGATtagttttttcctgtttttacttGCTGTGTTGTTCATGCTGTTGGAGCCCTCCAGCTGTTCTGCCCTGTGCCATCCCGCTCTGCCCTAAGTCTTCTCTGTGACTGTCTTATAGGAGAGAATATTCTTTGATATTCCAGTCACTGCTGTCTTTTGTGATTGTGGGCAGCTTGGAAAATGCATGAATCTTTGTACCCCCACCAACTCGACTCACTGTACCCTTAGCTGAGCTGCTTTACgtttctcagagcctcagtttcctcatctatgacaTGAAGATAGTATTTACTACCATCTTCCATTTCAAATGATAATGGGAGTTTAGTGCTCCTTTCTAGAAACATGGTGTCAGTATTTTATTACTGCATGGACTCTTAGAAACATCGCCTTTTGTCTGTGTGGACGACTGGCTGGAAGCCACTTGGATACCTGCTGCTTGTGACAAGACTCGCCACGTCTGCATGTCTCTGTCCTGCCTTTTTTCTTCTTAGGAACATTGCATATTGAGTTCATATTTTGAtacttgttttttaagaaataaaaattaatagattcATCCCTTATATCTAAATAACTACGTCTAAATGACCTCAAAACTTAGTGCATGATGGgaaaattttagataaattattttaaataattaaataagtttaaataattaaaattaccaCTGGAAAAATCCCTTATGTTTTCCATAGTGTACCTCATATGTGACCCACTGGAAACCCACATCCTGTCATTTAGCAAATCCAGTAGGTCAGCCCATCCTTCAGCATTAGAATAGTTTGCTCTTTAGTCAATTGAATATCAGATAAAGGTGCTAACTTGTGTTTAGGAATAATGTGGTGCAAAAAAAGTACATATTCAGACTGTAAACTGACACTCCATGAAGCGAGGTATGTGTGCTGTGAGCAGCCTGTAGAAACGGGCCAGCCAAGAGGAGCAGACTCCGATCTCCCAGCCCACGCACACTCCCTCAAGGGATGTGCTGATTGAGTTGGACGGTGAGGAAAATTGTTTACACCATTAAATTCTCCCgtctctctcatttttatttatttttgtgaggaaCCTATAGTTGAAGATCTATAATGCAACTCTACCTTCACAGTAAGCAGAAAATGATGCAattgaggaaaaaggaaaaattggtgATTTTTCCACAGTTACATGAGGATGATCTGCCTAGGTTTGTTTTAGTTGTCCACCAGACATTTTCTACGTCAAGAGGCAGCACATGCTGACAGACCTCCTGTGTTTGTACTGCCCACGGACTAAAAATAGTCTTTACATTCCTAAGTGGCTGGGGCGAAGAAGTCAACAGAATAGTAtttcatgaaaataagaaaaaaccaGATTTCTGTGTCCGTAAGTAAAGTCTTCATCAGAACACAGTCACACTTACTTAGAGATGACCTGTGGCTGCTCCCTCACGCCCGGgtgacagagttgagtagttgctgCGGACAGCATAGAGCCTAAGTGATCTGGCCTTGCACAGAAGAAGGTGTTGGTGGATGCCGGAGCAAGGAAGCTAGACCCCTAGGCAGGAACCTGAAATCAGGGAAAGGGGCCaaggggaagattttttttcttcattattttatacCAAAAATGCCTGAGTAGATACTCAGTACGATGTAGGATATATGCAGTATCAAGTGTAGAGTCACAGTGTTGGGCCTGGGGAAACTGATACTCAGATGACACTCTGCCGGTGGGACTGTGATTGCGGAATTC
This genomic interval carries:
- the ALKBH1 gene encoding nucleic acid dioxygenase ALKBH1 — translated: MGKMAAAVGSVATLAAEPREDAFRKLFRFYRQSRPGTADLGAVIDFSAAHAARGTGPGARKVVRSQLSVSSVSDHDAHRAGLQPVSKWQAYGLQGYPGFIFIPNPFLPGYQWHWVKQCLKLYSQKPNVCNLDKHMTQEETQDLWEQSKEFLRYKEANKRRPRSLLEKLRWVTLGYHYNWDSKKYSADHYTPFPSDLAFLSEQVATACGFQGFRAEAGILNYYRLDSTLGIHVDRSELDHSKPLLSFSFGQSAIFLLGGLKRDEAPTAMFMHSGDIMVMSGFSRLLNHAVPRVLPSPQGESLPCCLETPLPAILPRDSVVEPCSEEDWQVCTSYLKTARVNMTVRQVLATDQDFPWESMEEKKRDITTEGFCHLDDKNCQVKRVKLNPDS